The following proteins are encoded in a genomic region of Ostrinia nubilalis chromosome 1, ilOstNubi1.1, whole genome shotgun sequence:
- the LOC135075292 gene encoding transmembrane protein 199, which translates to MDLKGSLVDTSLKIYPSKQFLDFIKGQSFNQNVPLNIGKIGNGESYKEKTKDNETFKPVDVNLTNKEIEILNQFTKTVEDENKNNENSKLEPPPSADKKGNDIGNSAQSLEVKTKGEEKDSEEKLEGPFISTSDIEWLYVYLKEKRTKDPDTPHLHKLLEESQIALPENQVLKRNPDLEARCVKLRAQQEAREYRKMTKGVDNVRMRFPEDSISYQLKQMNRQLIAIGQFIISIFAGFLFGFRGVEWMVGNLDFGFRLLLGVMCALVIALAEIYFLAKKLNEELSVPETTQLGGPPKFADEKLNENRIRKSIDKPHQD; encoded by the exons ATGGACCTCAAAGGGAGCCTTGTAGATACcagcttaaaaatatatccaTCAAAACAATTTTTAGATTTCATAAAGGGGCAATCATTCAATCAAAATGTTCCATTAAATATTGGAAAAATTGGCAATGGTGAGAGCTACAAGGAGAAAACCAAGGATAATGAGACTTTTAAACCTGTTGATGTAAATCTAACTAACAAGGAAATTGAAATCTTAAATCAGTTCACTAAAACTGTTgaagatgaaaataaaaataatgaaaattcaaAGCTGGAGCCTCCACCATCTGCTGATAAAAAGGGCAATGACATTGGCAACAGTGCACAATCACTTGAGGTTAAAACAAAAGGAGAAGAAAAAGACTCTGAAGAAAAATTGGAAGGTCCCTTCATATCAACATCAGACATTGAGTGGCTGTATGTATAcctaaaagaaaaaagaaccaaaGATCCAGACACCCCTCACCTACACAAACTCTTAGAAGAATCCCAAATTGCACTTCCTGAAAACCAGGTACTAAAAAGAAACCCAGACTTGGAGGCAAGATGTGTCAAACTCAGAGCCCAGCAAGAAGCTAGGGAGTACAGGAAAATGACAAAAGGTGTTGATAATGTTAGGATGCGGTTTCCAGAAGATAGTATTTCATATCAGT taaaacAAATGAATCGGCAATTGATTGCAATTGGACAATTTATCATATCCATATTCGCTGGATTCTTATTTGGCTTCAGAGGTGTTGAATGGATGGTTGGCAACCTAGATTTTGGATTTCGGTTGCTCCTTGGTGTTATGTGTGCTCTAGTTATAGCTTTAGCAGAAATATACTTCCTTGCTAAAAAACTTAATGAAGAATTGAGTGTGCCAGAAACCACCCAATTAGGAGGACCACCAAAGTTTGCTGATGAAAAGCTTAATGAAAATAGAATAAGAAAAAGTATTGATAAACCACATCAAGATTAA
- the LOC135075300 gene encoding biogenesis of lysosome-related organelles complex 1 subunit 5 isoform X1, which yields MTELSREVGEVWSRLFDHRPFLNGEIKFMVKEFEEKRGDREVENLFSILEKLTEIKDNQVEKISKSAEHSLPVLNEKLEQALQLCDNIEKEYLEVHKDCEQRRIQKREKRQKEWDQFIDDMNFKCKRIDNAFEEKEEELRDLYADLNHKLNIANN from the exons ATGACGGAGCTGTCACGAG AAGTTGGTGAAGTCTGGTCGAGACTGTTTGACCACCGTCCTTTTCTAAATGGTGAAATAAAGTTTATGGTGAAAGAGTTTGAG GAGAAGCGAGGAGATCGTGAAGTAGAAAACTTGTTTTCCATACTTGAGAAATTGACAGAAATAAAAGACAACCAAGTTGAAAAAATAAGCAAAAGCGCTGAACATTCACTACCTGTTCTGAATGAAAAACTTGAGCAAGCACTGCAACTTTGTGACAATATTGAAAAAGAGTACTTAGAAGTGCACaaa GACTGTGAACAAAGAAGAATTCAAAAACGTGAAAAGCGGCAAAAAGAATGGGATCAATTCATTGATGATATGAACTTTAAGTGCAAGAGAATTGACAACGCatttgaagaaaaagaagaagaattgagGGATTTGTACGCAGATTTAAATCACAAGTTAAACATAGCCAATAACTAA
- the LOC135075300 gene encoding biogenesis of lysosome-related organelles complex 1 subunit 5 isoform X2, translated as MVKEFEEKRGDREVENLFSILEKLTEIKDNQVEKISKSAEHSLPVLNEKLEQALQLCDNIEKEYLEVHKDCEQRRIQKREKRQKEWDQFIDDMNFKCKRIDNAFEEKEEELRDLYADLNHKLNIANN; from the exons ATGGTGAAAGAGTTTGAG GAGAAGCGAGGAGATCGTGAAGTAGAAAACTTGTTTTCCATACTTGAGAAATTGACAGAAATAAAAGACAACCAAGTTGAAAAAATAAGCAAAAGCGCTGAACATTCACTACCTGTTCTGAATGAAAAACTTGAGCAAGCACTGCAACTTTGTGACAATATTGAAAAAGAGTACTTAGAAGTGCACaaa GACTGTGAACAAAGAAGAATTCAAAAACGTGAAAAGCGGCAAAAAGAATGGGATCAATTCATTGATGATATGAACTTTAAGTGCAAGAGAATTGACAACGCatttgaagaaaaagaagaagaattgagGGATTTGTACGCAGATTTAAATCACAAGTTAAACATAGCCAATAACTAA